One stretch of Filifactor alocis ATCC 35896 DNA includes these proteins:
- the hydG gene encoding [FeFe] hydrogenase H-cluster radical SAM maturase HydG — MTRYNPASSRAEEFINDQEILDTIEYAQKNKDNLELMRKVLEKGKKQQGLTHREAALLLECEDEQILAEMFELAKQIKERIYGRRIVLFAPLYLSNYCVNGCVYCPYHQKNKHIRRKKLTQEEIRKEVIALQDMGHKRLALESGEDPLHSPIEYILESIDTIYNIHHKNGAIRRVNVNIAATSVENYKKLEQAGIGTYILFQETYHKETYEQLHPTGPKHDYAYHTEAMDRAMEGDIDDVGIGVLFGLYKYRYDFVGLIMHAEHLEAKFGVGPHTISVPRIRPADDIDVSEFPEAIVDSLFKKIVALIRISTPYTGMIISTRESASSREEVLEIGVSQISGGSSTSVGGYAEKELLEDNSAQFDTSDKRTLDEIIYWLMNSGYVPSFCTACYRAGRTGDRFMALAKSGQIGNVCQPNSLMTLTEYLLDYASPETKKLGEQLIQKELAHILDANVKRRSEEYILQMEHGSRDFRF, encoded by the coding sequence ATGACAAGATACAATCCTGCATCTAGCCGTGCAGAAGAATTTATCAACGACCAAGAAATTTTGGATACCATTGAATATGCACAAAAAAATAAAGACAACTTGGAGTTAATGCGTAAAGTATTGGAAAAAGGAAAAAAACAACAAGGCTTAACACACCGTGAGGCAGCGCTTTTGCTGGAATGTGAAGACGAACAAATCCTTGCTGAAATGTTTGAACTTGCAAAACAAATCAAAGAGCGTATCTATGGCAGAAGAATTGTGCTGTTTGCACCGCTTTATTTATCCAACTACTGTGTCAACGGATGTGTATACTGCCCATACCATCAAAAGAACAAACATATTCGTCGCAAAAAATTGACACAAGAAGAAATCAGAAAAGAAGTAATCGCACTGCAAGATATGGGACACAAACGCCTTGCATTGGAATCAGGAGAAGATCCGCTTCACTCTCCAATCGAATATATTTTGGAAAGTATCGACACCATCTATAATATTCACCACAAAAACGGTGCCATCCGTCGTGTCAATGTCAACATTGCCGCAACTTCTGTAGAAAACTACAAAAAACTGGAACAAGCAGGAATCGGTACCTATATCCTATTCCAAGAAACCTACCATAAAGAAACCTACGAGCAACTTCATCCAACCGGTCCGAAACATGACTACGCATATCATACAGAAGCGATGGATCGTGCAATGGAAGGAGATATTGACGATGTCGGTATCGGTGTATTGTTCGGACTTTACAAATATCGCTATGACTTTGTCGGATTGATTATGCACGCAGAGCACTTAGAGGCAAAATTCGGTGTCGGACCTCACACCATCAGCGTTCCTCGTATTCGTCCGGCAGATGATATCGATGTCAGCGAATTCCCGGAAGCAATTGTTGATTCCCTGTTCAAAAAAATTGTTGCATTGATTCGTATTTCCACACCGTATACAGGAATGATTATTTCCACAAGAGAATCTGCATCCTCTCGTGAAGAAGTGTTGGAAATCGGAGTTTCCCAAATCAGTGGCGGTTCTTCCACCAGTGTCGGTGGCTATGCCGAAAAAGAATTATTGGAAGACAACTCTGCACAGTTCGATACCAGTGACAAGCGTACCCTTGATGAAATCATCTATTGGCTGATGAACTCCGGATATGTCCCAAGTTTCTGTACTGCTTGCTACCGAGCAGGGCGTACAGGAGATCGTTTCATGGCTCTTGCAAAATCAGGTCAAATCGGAAATGTCTGTCAACCAAACTCACTTATGACATTGACCGAGTATCTTCTTGACTATGCATCTCCCGAAACGAAAAAACTTGGAGAACAGCTTATCCAAAAAGAATTGGCGCATATTTTGGATGCCAATGTAAAGAGACGCTCAGAAGAATATATCCTTCAAATGGAACACGGCTCCCGTGATTTCAGATTCTAA
- the hydE gene encoding [FeFe] hydrogenase H-cluster radical SAM maturase HydE, whose protein sequence is MNTHPAIQKLIDDISVENILTLLELEDFSPVFDYADRINHFHHGKYIDIRAIVEFSNYCRRKCKYCGLNATNSSAKRYRMTEEEVIQTAIHARKAGYLTAVLQSGEDAYFTVEKLGFIVKEIKKQVDMFITLSCGEKSFEELAYLKDCGADRYLLKHETADTSLYGNLHPCGTLAARTQCLRDIKKLGYDAGSGFMIGLPTQTLHTIAEDLFLLYDLQCDMAGIGPFIPHPETELRDCSAGNTELTKKAVAIARILLPKANLPATTSLGVLDTKQKNNIFSCGANVIMRKVTPPEYVQLYDIYPTAIKVNNIEEERQELETTIRSLGKIPR, encoded by the coding sequence TTGAACACACATCCGGCAATCCAAAAACTCATTGACGATATCTCTGTTGAAAATATCCTTACCTTACTGGAATTAGAGGACTTTTCTCCGGTATTCGACTATGCCGACAGAATCAATCATTTTCATCACGGTAAGTATATCGATATTCGTGCGATTGTGGAATTTTCCAATTACTGTAGACGAAAATGCAAATATTGCGGGTTGAATGCGACTAACTCTTCTGCCAAACGCTATCGCATGACAGAAGAAGAAGTGATACAAACAGCCATCCACGCACGAAAAGCGGGATACCTTACTGCCGTCCTGCAATCCGGAGAAGATGCTTATTTTACGGTAGAAAAACTTGGATTTATCGTCAAGGAAATCAAAAAACAAGTCGATATGTTTATTACATTAAGCTGCGGTGAAAAATCGTTTGAAGAACTTGCTTATCTCAAAGATTGCGGAGCGGATCGCTATCTCCTAAAACATGAAACGGCTGATACCTCGCTCTATGGCAACCTCCACCCTTGTGGAACCCTTGCCGCTCGAACACAATGTTTGAGAGATATCAAGAAATTAGGATATGACGCCGGTAGCGGTTTTATGATCGGTCTACCGACTCAAACCCTACACACCATTGCGGAAGACCTTTTTCTTCTCTACGATTTGCAATGTGATATGGCAGGAATCGGACCTTTTATCCCACATCCGGAGACGGAACTCAGAGATTGTTCAGCGGGAAATACCGAACTGACCAAAAAAGCAGTTGCCATTGCTCGCATTCTCTTACCGAAGGCGAACCTGCCGGCAACCACTTCACTCGGTGTACTGGATACCAAACAAAAAAACAACATATTCTCTTGCGGTGCCAATGTCATTATGCGAAAAGTGACTCCGCCGGAATATGTTCAACTGTACGACATCTATCCAACTGCAATTAAGGTAAACAATATCGAAGAAGAACGACAAGAACTGGAAACAACGATTCGTTCCCTTGGCAAAATACCGAGGTAA
- a CDS encoding TM1266 family iron-only hydrogenase system putative regulator — MEENRLALIGIIVEDLTKTNALNDILHEYGSYVVGRMGIPYRTRGVSLISVIVDAPTNVISSLSGKLGMLEGVNVKTSYTKSKE, encoded by the coding sequence ATGGAAGAAAATCGCTTAGCACTGATTGGGATTATTGTAGAGGACTTAACAAAAACAAATGCTCTTAATGATATTCTCCATGAATACGGAAGTTATGTTGTGGGTAGAATGGGGATTCCTTACAGAACCAGAGGAGTTTCCTTAATCAGCGTCATTGTCGATGCGCCTACCAATGTAATCAGCAGCTTGTCGGGTAAATTAGGAATGCTCGAGGGTGTCAATGTCAAGACTTCTTATACCAAATCAAAGGAGTAA
- a CDS encoding S-layer homology domain-containing protein, with protein MRRNYIFSKTMAVLLSGIITVSALPLYSFADTINVSNTFTDVQKGNWEENGIMSLVHKGVISGYPDGTFKPNQITKRGEFVSLLNKIFGLKNSSEIKFTDVPKELWCYDAICVAVGEGYIAGYPDGTFKPNAPITREESAVLLAKILEKKGEKIEGNIVLPKDEISPWAKEAVAFVMSKKLMSGYPDGTFKPTRQITRAESAVLMNQTDEYIKGIFSDKNDATNQKEEPKKENHSNQKDKGDSSGGGSGSIQPKETLSMYHLENNYYVFNVKPEMTKAEIHSLLKKQYPTLKQYYIGKIFKDNTKVFLYLEDGVLNCPSLAEVPEGISGIYVGKDGEFIGYEEGKEKGRVSLFVGEVKLDTPFETTETVLGLKGNEISGGLDLQANTRKIDGLNFHLEKTEKKSMVYQSAIAQSSSVKSEISNLEITNNTFDFGNSTVSAKNAIIITSKVGSGYLKINHNTIKGWGAENNSTFYSNYAIAIKTQTEDGTLTEIKNNEISDYGYNGISVSAGKRASVSIENNNLNNLGQNGIGAALFGKGEEVSIKNNTISRYGSKKIMVKKSFLSSETVESDAHEEGLTVGYIGVVRGVKFNGKYYSNQQKFLQDLSRLNNIEEKESNDKNEGVLNCTPIKLSHDYNFRNPIEEINKSYSRLQDAELIIVKDDDEDLILPNEQIKEKTVKSLRIVGEGSGKVILNQTLSITDDLTIDLPNCNLQNNAKVDKEKVHIIRIRDNDYSNFVIKPEMTTIPLKTVSSLAIQILDIQDKEGKKVAKEQSNLTNNIKVFVNDETSPDFTVNDEQDTVILNKSLLDQILRFATVKIEYQDNKNNVSGVKKSFDVKVENSSTLKAEFEKGAEPSIIESFAPEEGLRIKITEVKNASGESVQPSELNLKDGVSLKISYREAKSQDLEIDGDTITLKKEFLDTVSVPLFALTQDVIISVTDLQQKVLDAKATLKIKVLNHSGGEVTPISTLTFTQGKAPESGMTFKITSLRNAKGEELSKNEIDLENCVDIEPFPVDWKDDSLEKLEDGRIRFNRKYLSIDKEQNTITIKKEYLNKLVVNDKDTEFGTKQIIVKYRDKRVGIDFRSDKFLIHIKKALKPLSNDTSIVSSEYTIQGDKITSGNSSITKNTTVSELMKHIHKGNERQVLRVYDKKYILNGKLDKNHIYDYRKSYENMVSGDYLAVTAEDGIAVKVYEILFEGSANQSLISVKDSNVILNLGATFIEVTEKVTTSEQLKAALEVVQGASLQVLDKQGNSVSEIKDGYQLVAQKENQREERIIKLNYSKKTYRALIIANSDYGNEKLNLVGPKNDKVLMKKVFENQEISSNPFEKITVEENVDKAQFLAKIKEAFEGANSNDVSYLYYSGHGNNIDGVSYICTTDLKENKEEQKQAWISVNELREALDDVPGMKVLIFDSCNAGGFIGKKVDAITTPTPNSSKNAKEFNENIEKVFVKQEEKSIHYLTSNDYKVLTASSEDEYSFEDKKEKVGKFTKVLSQVAGIYGNVVGDTDNDGKVSLEEAYRYLEDNVVYTSHIQAFPRNDSYTLFEVGANAKPISSDTSVQSTKQAGEDELLIIIRGKQRLIQSKIFQITERVTVEEFLSKIVKGHPNQQLRVVKKELQGMIEKKGTDLLEKLDFLEVTAEDGTKANYIITVQKATGSDVLDISSKKDEKEIAYYTIIYNAKLIKSSLKKLTEETTVEEFLSNIVKGDAKQTLSVIDKNKQSKIDSDKLASGDKLLVRAESGKTAEYTIILDKKPLELVFKDNAFKVEHGEGAFGTKIVSDKKELDTNVTVEEFLNLIVNKDKFKSIKLNSGNADEPKKKDEKLEQGDYLLVATGGYPKRYTLMVKKAGTPTLPEEPKPPQEEKNEPDFGEDFAISKNQYGLGRIVSKDTKIVDTMTVQEFLSKMKNKDKFQKVVVKSGWDEKSSDKPLKNGDRLFVEMKSSNSGGLSVTPPPQIYTIVVEKASVEPPQEEIKEPDFGGVYKIGVLNKSEIISGTKELTTDTTVEEFIASIKNSSDYDSIVIKEAYEEHVKENNKKIESDDKLVLKKGTQEKLYYLRNVTSSGGGIVIPGIPTPNPPIITPPIVTPPENSKLDDIG; from the coding sequence ATGAGAAGAAATTATATTTTTTCAAAAACAATGGCGGTTTTGTTATCGGGGATTATAACAGTGTCTGCCTTGCCGTTGTACAGTTTTGCGGATACGATAAATGTATCAAATACTTTTACCGATGTACAAAAAGGGAATTGGGAAGAAAACGGAATTATGAGTTTGGTTCACAAAGGCGTAATATCCGGATATCCGGATGGAACATTCAAACCGAATCAAATCACTAAAAGGGGAGAATTTGTATCTTTGCTAAATAAGATATTCGGACTAAAAAATTCTTCTGAAATAAAATTTACAGATGTTCCAAAAGAATTGTGGTGCTACGACGCCATTTGTGTAGCAGTTGGTGAGGGATACATAGCCGGATATCCGGATGGAACATTTAAACCGAATGCACCTATTACTCGTGAGGAATCAGCTGTATTGCTTGCCAAAATATTGGAAAAAAAGGGTGAAAAAATAGAAGGCAACATCGTTTTACCAAAAGATGAAATTTCTCCTTGGGCAAAAGAGGCAGTTGCTTTTGTGATGTCAAAAAAATTGATGTCCGGATATCCGGATGGGACATTCAAACCGACCCGACAAATTACAAGAGCAGAGTCTGCTGTGTTAATGAATCAAACTGATGAATATATCAAAGGAATTTTTTCAGATAAGAATGACGCAACCAATCAAAAAGAAGAGCCGAAAAAAGAAAATCATTCAAATCAGAAGGATAAGGGAGATTCTTCAGGCGGAGGAAGCGGTTCTATACAACCAAAAGAGACTCTGTCTATGTATCATCTTGAAAATAATTATTATGTTTTCAATGTGAAACCGGAAATGACAAAAGCAGAAATTCATAGCCTTTTGAAGAAACAATATCCTACATTGAAACAATATTATATCGGAAAGATTTTTAAGGACAATACAAAAGTCTTTTTGTATCTGGAAGATGGTGTTTTGAATTGTCCGTCATTGGCAGAAGTTCCGGAAGGAATCAGCGGAATCTATGTAGGTAAAGATGGAGAGTTCATTGGATATGAGGAAGGAAAAGAAAAGGGAAGAGTGTCTCTTTTTGTAGGAGAGGTGAAATTAGATACTCCGTTTGAAACAACGGAAACAGTGCTGGGGTTGAAAGGAAATGAAATCAGCGGAGGATTGGATTTACAAGCGAATACGAGAAAAATTGACGGTTTGAATTTTCATTTAGAAAAAACAGAAAAGAAAAGCATGGTCTATCAGTCTGCGATTGCTCAATCTTCATCTGTTAAATCAGAAATCTCTAATCTTGAAATTACAAACAACACCTTTGATTTCGGAAACAGTACCGTTTCTGCAAAAAATGCGATTATCATCACATCTAAAGTGGGTTCAGGATATTTGAAAATCAATCACAATACCATCAAAGGGTGGGGTGCGGAAAACAACAGCACTTTTTACAGCAATTATGCGATTGCAATTAAGACACAGACAGAAGACGGTACACTTACTGAGATAAAAAATAATGAAATTTCGGATTACGGATATAACGGGATTTCAGTCAGTGCCGGAAAGAGAGCAAGTGTTTCTATTGAGAATAATAATTTGAACAATCTCGGACAAAATGGAATCGGAGCAGCTTTATTTGGAAAAGGAGAAGAAGTTTCTATCAAAAACAACACCATTTCTCGCTATGGTTCCAAAAAGATTATGGTAAAGAAAAGCTTTTTAAGTTCAGAGACAGTAGAGTCTGATGCGCATGAAGAGGGCTTGACAGTAGGATATATCGGAGTAGTTCGCGGTGTAAAATTCAACGGCAAGTATTATAGCAATCAACAAAAATTCTTACAAGATTTGTCCCGTTTGAACAATATTGAAGAAAAAGAAAGCAATGACAAGAACGAAGGAGTTTTGAATTGTACACCAATCAAACTGAGTCATGATTATAACTTTAGAAATCCGATAGAAGAAATTAATAAATCGTATTCAAGACTTCAAGATGCTGAGCTAATTATTGTAAAAGATGATGATGAAGACTTGATTTTGCCAAATGAACAAATCAAAGAAAAGACGGTAAAATCATTAAGAATTGTGGGTGAGGGAAGCGGAAAGGTAATTTTGAATCAAACTCTTTCTATTACGGATGATTTGACAATCGATTTACCGAACTGTAATCTACAAAACAACGCAAAAGTGGACAAAGAAAAAGTGCATATTATCAGAATCAGAGATAATGATTACTCCAATTTTGTAATAAAACCTGAAATGACAACTATTCCGCTTAAAACAGTATCTTCTTTAGCAATTCAAATTTTGGATATTCAGGATAAAGAAGGAAAGAAAGTAGCAAAAGAGCAGTCTAACTTGACAAATAATATCAAAGTGTTTGTAAATGATGAAACATCGCCCGATTTTACAGTCAACGATGAACAAGACACAGTTATTTTGAACAAGAGCTTACTGGATCAGATATTGCGATTTGCGACAGTTAAGATAGAGTATCAAGATAACAAAAATAATGTTTCCGGCGTCAAAAAATCGTTTGATGTGAAAGTGGAAAACAGTTCTACTCTGAAAGCGGAATTTGAAAAAGGAGCAGAGCCGAGCATTATAGAAAGTTTTGCGCCTGAGGAAGGCTTAAGAATAAAAATAACAGAAGTAAAAAATGCAAGCGGAGAGAGTGTTCAACCATCTGAATTAAACCTAAAAGATGGCGTTTCTCTTAAAATTTCGTACCGTGAGGCAAAATCACAAGATCTTGAAATTGATGGAGATACCATTACACTAAAAAAAGAATTTTTGGATACAGTTTCGGTACCGCTGTTTGCATTGACACAAGATGTTATCATTTCCGTTACAGACTTGCAACAGAAAGTGTTGGATGCAAAAGCAACTTTGAAAATTAAAGTTTTGAATCATTCCGGCGGAGAAGTAACTCCGATCAGCACCTTGACATTTACACAAGGAAAAGCACCTGAAAGCGGAATGACATTCAAAATAACAAGCTTACGAAATGCCAAAGGAGAAGAATTAAGCAAAAATGAAATCGATTTAGAAAATTGTGTTGACATTGAGCCTTTCCCGGTAGATTGGAAAGATGACAGTCTTGAAAAACTGGAAGACGGTCGTATTCGATTCAACAGAAAGTACCTGTCGATTGACAAAGAGCAAAACACAATTACAATCAAAAAGGAATACTTGAACAAATTGGTTGTTAACGACAAAGATACGGAATTTGGAACAAAACAGATTATTGTAAAATATAGAGATAAAAGAGTAGGAATTGATTTTAGAAGCGATAAATTTTTGATTCATATCAAAAAAGCATTGAAACCGTTGAGCAATGATACAAGCATTGTGTCAAGCGAGTATACGATTCAAGGAGATAAAATCACTTCCGGAAACAGTTCTATTACGAAGAACACAACAGTATCGGAATTGATGAAACATATTCATAAAGGAAATGAAAGACAAGTGTTGAGAGTGTATGATAAAAAATATATTCTGAACGGGAAATTGGATAAAAATCATATCTATGATTATCGCAAATCTTATGAAAATATGGTAAGCGGAGATTATTTGGCAGTTACTGCAGAAGATGGAATTGCCGTCAAAGTTTATGAAATTTTGTTTGAGGGTTCAGCAAATCAATCTCTGATTTCTGTCAAAGACAGTAATGTAATATTGAATTTGGGAGCTACCTTTATAGAAGTTACGGAAAAGGTTACAACATCAGAACAATTGAAAGCTGCTTTGGAAGTGGTGCAAGGAGCAAGTCTTCAGGTATTAGATAAGCAGGGTAATTCTGTTTCTGAAATAAAAGACGGTTATCAACTCGTTGCACAAAAAGAAAATCAAAGAGAAGAAAGAATCATCAAATTAAATTATTCTAAAAAAACATATCGAGCTTTGATTATTGCAAATAGTGATTACGGTAACGAAAAATTGAATTTGGTGGGACCGAAAAACGATAAAGTGTTGATGAAAAAAGTTTTTGAAAATCAAGAAATTTCTTCCAATCCGTTTGAAAAAATTACAGTAGAAGAAAATGTAGACAAAGCACAATTTTTGGCAAAAATAAAAGAAGCCTTTGAAGGTGCAAACAGCAATGATGTCAGCTATCTATACTATTCCGGACACGGAAACAATATAGATGGAGTAAGTTACATCTGTACTACTGATTTGAAAGAGAACAAGGAAGAACAAAAACAAGCGTGGATTAGTGTAAATGAACTCAGAGAAGCATTAGATGATGTACCCGGAATGAAGGTATTGATATTCGATTCTTGTAACGCAGGGGGATTTATCGGCAAAAAGGTGGATGCGATTACGACACCTACACCAAACTCCTCCAAAAATGCAAAGGAATTTAATGAAAATATCGAAAAAGTATTTGTAAAACAAGAAGAAAAATCAATTCATTATTTGACATCGAATGACTACAAGGTGTTGACAGCAAGTTCGGAAGACGAATATTCATTTGAAGATAAGAAAGAAAAAGTGGGAAAATTCACCAAGGTATTGTCTCAGGTTGCCGGAATCTATGGAAATGTAGTAGGTGATACGGATAATGATGGTAAAGTTTCTTTAGAAGAGGCATATCGATATCTTGAGGACAATGTTGTGTATACCTCACATATTCAAGCCTTTCCGCGAAATGACAGTTATACATTGTTTGAAGTCGGTGCAAATGCGAAACCGATCAGCAGTGATACTTCCGTTCAATCTACAAAACAAGCCGGAGAAGATGAGCTATTAATTATTATTCGTGGAAAACAGCGATTGATTCAATCGAAAATATTCCAAATTACAGAGAGAGTTACAGTAGAGGAATTTTTGAGTAAAATTGTAAAAGGTCATCCAAATCAACAACTAAGGGTTGTGAAAAAAGAGCTTCAAGGAATGATAGAAAAAAAGGGAACCGATTTACTGGAAAAATTGGATTTCTTAGAGGTGACGGCAGAAGACGGAACAAAAGCAAATTATATCATTACCGTGCAAAAAGCGACCGGCTCCGATGTTTTAGATATCAGCTCAAAGAAAGATGAAAAAGAGATTGCATATTATACAATTATTTATAATGCAAAATTGATAAAAAGCAGTTTGAAAAAACTTACAGAAGAGACGACTGTAGAAGAATTCTTATCCAATATCGTAAAAGGAGATGCGAAACAGACACTTTCTGTGATAGATAAAAACAAACAATCGAAAATCGACTCGGATAAACTGGCTTCAGGGGATAAATTGTTGGTTAGAGCAGAAAGCGGAAAAACGGCAGAATATACGATTATCTTGGATAAAAAACCTTTGGAGTTGGTATTCAAAGACAATGCCTTCAAGGTTGAGCATGGTGAGGGAGCTTTCGGCACAAAAATTGTATCTGACAAAAAAGAATTAGATACGAATGTAACAGTAGAAGAATTCCTGAATTTAATTGTGAATAAGGATAAATTCAAGAGTATAAAATTGAATAGCGGAAATGCCGATGAACCGAAGAAAAAAGACGAAAAACTGGAACAGGGAGATTATTTGCTTGTTGCAACGGGTGGTTATCCTAAGAGATATACTTTGATGGTTAAAAAGGCAGGAACACCGACTCTTCCGGAAGAACCGAAACCGCCGCAAGAAGAGAAAAATGAACCTGACTTTGGAGAGGATTTTGCAATTTCAAAAAATCAGTATGGTTTAGGAAGAATTGTTTCAAAAGATACAAAGATTGTGGACACGATGACAGTACAGGAATTTTTATCAAAAATGAAAAATAAGGATAAATTCCAAAAAGTTGTTGTGAAGAGCGGATGGGATGAAAAATCATCAGACAAGCCTTTGAAAAACGGAGATAGATTGTTTGTAGAGATGAAATCTTCAAATTCCGGAGGGTTGAGTGTAACACCTCCTCCACAAATATACACAATTGTAGTGGAAAAAGCTTCTGTTGAACCTCCTCAAGAAGAAATCAAAGAACCTGACTTTGGCGGGGTATACAAAATAGGAGTGCTTAATAAAAGTGAAATTATCTCCGGAACAAAAGAATTGACCACAGATACGACAGTAGAAGAATTTATCGCAAGTATCAAAAATTCTTCCGATTATGACAGTATTGTGATTAAAGAAGCTTATGAAGAGCATGTCAAAGAAAATAATAAAAAAATCGAAAGTGATGATAAATTGGTGTTAAAAAAGGGAACGCAGGAAAAATTGTATTATTTGAGAAATGTAACAAGCAGCGGTGGCGGTATTGTCATTCCCGGTATTCCTACACCCAATCCTCCGATTATAACACCACCTATTGTGACACCTCCGGAAAATAGCAAGTTGGATGATATTGGTTAG
- the hydF gene encoding [FeFe] hydrogenase H-cluster maturation GTPase HydF: MQTTPNANRIHISFFGKTNVGKSSLINAIAHQTVSLVSEQKGTTTDPVKKAIELHPIGPCLLIDTAGFDDNSILGTERIELTKQVVEQTDIAIFLFGDSSFEEERQWITYLHDKNIPTVFVLNKSDIVDSSNLALVIETEFGKKPICVSALHKENIDTLLKELQTISTTLEKEESICGHLVKPLDTVLLVMPQDIQAPKGRLILPQVQTIRDLLDHQCIVISTTFEQYDQALESLNKPPKLIITDSQLFAQVFPKKPEESLLTSFSVLFSRHKGDIEEFIRGSQILDSLNEHSRVLIAEACSHRPLKEDIGRVKLPRLLRKKIHPDLKIDIVSGNDFPNDLSPYDIIIHCGACMFNKKHVMSRVEQAVHSQIPITNYGIAIAKLNGILEDIDY; encoded by the coding sequence TTGCAGACAACTCCAAACGCAAACCGTATTCACATTTCCTTTTTCGGAAAAACAAACGTCGGAAAGTCTTCGCTCATCAATGCCATTGCCCATCAAACCGTATCACTGGTATCTGAACAGAAAGGAACGACCACCGATCCTGTCAAAAAAGCCATTGAGCTGCATCCGATAGGACCATGCCTTTTGATTGATACCGCAGGATTTGATGATAACAGCATATTGGGAACCGAACGAATCGAGCTGACCAAACAGGTCGTAGAACAAACCGACATTGCCATCTTTTTGTTCGGTGACAGTTCCTTTGAAGAAGAAAGACAATGGATTACCTATTTGCATGACAAAAACATCCCAACTGTTTTTGTACTGAACAAATCCGACATTGTAGACAGTAGCAACTTAGCTCTTGTAATCGAAACAGAATTCGGAAAGAAACCGATTTGTGTCAGTGCATTACACAAAGAAAATATCGACACTTTACTGAAAGAACTTCAAACAATCAGTACTACCTTAGAGAAAGAAGAATCCATCTGCGGTCACCTTGTCAAACCGCTTGATACCGTACTGCTGGTAATGCCCCAAGACATCCAAGCCCCAAAAGGACGCCTCATTTTACCGCAAGTACAGACCATTCGTGATTTGCTGGACCATCAATGTATTGTGATTTCAACGACATTCGAACAGTATGACCAAGCCCTCGAATCCCTAAATAAACCTCCCAAGTTGATTATTACGGATTCCCAACTGTTCGCACAAGTATTTCCCAAAAAACCGGAAGAGAGTTTACTGACCTCCTTCTCCGTACTGTTTTCCAGGCACAAAGGAGATATTGAGGAATTCATTCGCGGTTCACAAATATTGGATTCCTTAAATGAACACTCGCGTGTTTTGATTGCAGAGGCATGCTCCCACAGACCGCTCAAAGAAGACATCGGTCGAGTAAAATTGCCCCGACTGCTACGAAAAAAAATACATCCCGATTTGAAGATTGATATTGTTTCCGGAAATGATTTTCCAAACGATTTAAGCCCCTACGATATCATCATTCACTGCGGTGCTTGTATGTTTAACAAAAAACATGTGATGAGTCGTGTAGAACAGGCAGTCCATTCACAGATTCCAATTACCAACTACGGCATTGCCATTGCCAAATTGAATGGTATTTTGGAAGATATTGACTACTAA